A window from Betaproteobacteria bacterium encodes these proteins:
- a CDS encoding DUF2474 family protein has product MHDRSPGRWLARIGWLVVFWIAGVAALAVVAWLVKLGMNAAGMSVR; this is encoded by the coding sequence ATGCACGACCGTTCGCCCGGCAGGTGGCTGGCGCGCATCGGCTGGCTCGTCGTCTTCTGGATCGCGGGCGTCGCGGCGCTCGCCGTGGTCGCGTGGCTGGTCAAACTCGGTATGAATGCTGCCGGGATGTCGGTTCGTTAG
- the cydB gene encoding cytochrome d ubiquinol oxidase subunit II: MGIDLPLLWAIIILFGVMMYVAMDGFDLGIGILFPFFDAKEDRDVMMNTVAPVWDGNETWLVLGGAGLLAAFPLAYSVVLSAFYLPLILMLIGLIFRGVAFEFRFKALPGKRRMWDQAFIGGSVTATFFQGVTLGGYIDGVPVRNGQFAGGTLDWLTAFSLFTGCGLVATYALLGATWLVMKTDGSLQQRMRSVARALAMVLLAFIAVISIWTPLAHEEIARRWFTLPNLLWFAPVPALVTLVTWQLLRTLRGDAHAAPFVLTLALVFLGYSGLGISLWPNIIPPDISIWEAAGPPQSLGFALVGALLITPMILMYTAWGYWVFRGKVRHGEGYHH, encoded by the coding sequence ATGGGCATCGATCTGCCGCTGCTGTGGGCGATCATCATCCTCTTCGGGGTGATGATGTACGTGGCGATGGACGGGTTCGATCTGGGGATTGGCATCCTCTTCCCGTTCTTCGACGCCAAGGAGGACCGCGACGTGATGATGAACACGGTCGCGCCGGTGTGGGACGGCAACGAGACCTGGCTCGTGCTCGGCGGCGCCGGATTGCTTGCGGCCTTCCCGCTCGCCTACTCGGTCGTGTTGAGCGCCTTTTACCTGCCGTTGATCCTGATGCTGATCGGCCTCATCTTCCGCGGCGTCGCGTTCGAGTTCCGCTTCAAGGCGTTACCCGGCAAGCGCCGCATGTGGGATCAGGCGTTCATCGGCGGCTCGGTCACGGCGACCTTCTTCCAGGGTGTGACCCTGGGTGGCTACATCGACGGTGTGCCGGTCAGGAACGGGCAGTTCGCAGGGGGCACCCTCGACTGGCTGACGGCGTTTTCGCTCTTCACCGGTTGCGGGCTCGTCGCCACCTACGCCTTGCTCGGAGCCACCTGGCTCGTCATGAAGACCGACGGCTCGCTGCAGCAGCGCATGCGGTCCGTCGCCCGCGCCTTGGCGATGGTGCTGCTGGCTTTCATCGCCGTGATCAGCATCTGGACGCCGCTTGCCCACGAAGAGATTGCACGGCGCTGGTTCACGCTGCCCAATCTGCTGTGGTTCGCGCCGGTCCCGGCGCTCGTGACGCTCGTCACGTGGCAGTTGCTGAGAACGCTGCGCGGCGATGCTCACGCAGCGCCCTTCGTACTGACGCTGGCGCTCGTCTTTCTCGGCTACAGCGGGCTCGGCATCAGCCTCTGGCCGAACATCATTCCGCCCGACATCTCCATCTGGGAGGCCGCCGGACCGCCGCAGAGCCTCGGATTCGCGCTGGTCGGGGCCCTACTGATCACGCCGATGATCCTCATGTACACGGCGTGGGGTTACTGGGTGTTCCGCGGCAAGGTGCGCCACGGCGAGGGCTACCACCACTGA